One window from the genome of Leptospira broomii serovar Hurstbridge str. 5399 encodes:
- a CDS encoding flagellar hook-associated protein 3, whose protein sequence is MRITNMMQNNTLVRTLNRHQVALDETQNQLGTGQRIKTPSDDPGRATNQMFFRSRINELETFQANIDDGFGRLQQIDGELDRIGNLFQRARVLAVQASNGIYQGDKGFELEVAVGKEIDELLRALVDIANTRDATGRPLFGGHVIERPPFEPIESKIKGLQGLELKNQYIGVEYRGDIGEQIREIEKGEYIPVTIPGNKVFWGTNMSVTSRVDNSGYVAVSDQKFKIDGTEIQVSAGDTIDDIIDKINNAPIEVKANKLAQDNISLSSTAPHQIWLEDTDGGTVLRDIGLIDSANSEPPNNYSKSATVTGLSIFDVLIQFRNDLIQKDQERISGRDIQDLDLALENVLRYRAITGARMNRMEEHSQRVEFDKSYMTELLAKNEGIDFPETIMNLKWLETIHQYALNVGSKIIKPTLMDFLR, encoded by the coding sequence ATGCGGATCACGAACATGATGCAAAACAACACACTGGTTAGGACGCTAAATCGTCATCAGGTCGCTTTAGATGAAACCCAAAACCAGTTAGGAACAGGACAGCGTATTAAAACGCCGTCCGATGATCCCGGTCGAGCTACGAACCAAATGTTTTTTCGTTCTCGTATAAACGAATTGGAAACATTCCAAGCGAATATCGACGACGGATTCGGCAGGCTTCAACAAATCGACGGTGAGTTGGATAGGATTGGAAATCTTTTTCAAAGAGCCAGAGTTCTTGCAGTCCAGGCTTCCAACGGCATTTACCAAGGCGATAAGGGATTTGAATTGGAAGTCGCGGTCGGTAAGGAAATCGACGAGCTGCTCAGAGCCCTTGTAGATATCGCAAACACTCGGGACGCGACAGGACGTCCCCTTTTCGGAGGACACGTAATTGAACGTCCACCGTTCGAACCCATCGAATCGAAAATCAAAGGTTTACAAGGTCTTGAATTAAAGAATCAGTATATCGGCGTGGAATATCGCGGCGATATCGGCGAGCAGATTCGCGAAATTGAAAAGGGCGAATACATTCCAGTAACGATTCCCGGAAATAAAGTTTTCTGGGGAACGAATATGAGCGTTACAAGCCGTGTGGACAATTCCGGTTACGTAGCCGTTTCGGATCAGAAATTTAAGATCGACGGTACGGAAATTCAAGTTTCTGCCGGCGATACGATCGACGATATTATCGATAAAATTAATAATGCGCCTATCGAAGTTAAGGCCAATAAACTCGCTCAGGATAATATTAGCTTAAGCTCGACAGCCCCTCACCAAATTTGGCTGGAAGATACCGACGGTGGAACGGTTCTTCGTGACATCGGACTGATCGATTCGGCAAATTCCGAACCGCCTAATAATTATAGCAAATCCGCCACCGTTACCGGACTTTCAATTTTTGATGTGCTTATACAATTCAGAAACGATCTGATTCAGAAAGATCAGGAAAGGATTTCGGGTCGAGACATTCAAGACTTGGACTTGGCATTGGAAAACGTACTCCGCTATCGCGCAATTACGGGCGCGAGAATGAATCGGATGGAAGAACATTCTCAAAGGGTCGAATTCGATAAGTCTTACATGACGGAACTCCTCGCCAAGAACGAAGGCATAGATTTCCCTGAGACGATTATGAATCTAAAGTGGTTGGAAACGATTCATCAATATGCGTTGAATGTAGGTTCTAAAATTATTAAGCCTACTCTGATGGACTTCCTCAGATAG
- the fliW gene encoding flagellar assembly protein FliW, with protein MVEIQSKPFGKIRVSEQQMIRFPEGLLGFAGYKNFALIEEEEESVFKWLQSIDEVELAFVVIPPSLFKKEYLPALTVEELSQIDLKEVSEALILVIVTIPGDDPASMTANLQGPILINKVTLTGRQFISRNEVHSVREKILESATVEMS; from the coding sequence ATGGTCGAAATCCAAAGCAAACCCTTCGGAAAAATTCGAGTATCGGAGCAGCAAATGATTCGCTTTCCGGAAGGATTACTCGGTTTTGCGGGATATAAAAACTTCGCATTAATCGAAGAAGAAGAAGAATCAGTATTTAAATGGTTGCAGTCGATCGACGAAGTGGAACTCGCTTTTGTGGTCATCCCCCCTTCCCTGTTCAAGAAAGAATATTTGCCTGCGTTGACCGTGGAGGAGCTTTCTCAAATTGATCTAAAGGAAGTTTCGGAAGCCCTAATTCTAGTAATCGTCACGATTCCCGGCGATGATCCGGCATCTATGACTGCGAATTTACAAGGTCCGATTTTGATAAATAAAGTCACCTTAACGGGTAGACAATTCATTTCAAGAAACGAAGTTCATTCCGTTCGAGAAAAGATTCTTGAAAGCGCTACCGTGGAGATGTCCTAA
- the csrA gene encoding carbon storage regulator CsrA, translating into MLVLARRTNESIIIGDDIEIVIVDIKGDQVKIGVKAPKEVSVHRAEVYREIQAENRKAAGTKIKPEELGKIGNILKKGDTNKKDRS; encoded by the coding sequence GTGCTCGTACTTGCCAGAAGAACTAATGAATCAATCATTATCGGCGATGACATAGAAATTGTAATCGTGGATATTAAGGGAGACCAGGTTAAGATCGGAGTAAAAGCTCCGAAAGAGGTTTCCGTACATAGAGCGGAAGTGTACCGTGAAATACAGGCTGAAAATAGAAAAGCCGCCGGTACTAAAATCAAGCCTGAGGAACTTGGAAAAATTGGAAATATCCTTAAGAAAGGCGACACCAATAAAAAAGATCGCTCTTAA